One Catharus ustulatus isolate bCatUst1 chromosome 16, bCatUst1.pri.v2, whole genome shotgun sequence genomic window, GATcggctcaggctccagagacaccaccgACCACATCAGCCCTCACCACTTCTctgcctgtgagcccagcagctgccctggagtGAGAAGAGGTGCTGCTTGCCCTCACACACCCTGCACAATCCTTTCCCTGGCTTCCCCTGAGTGTTTTGTTATAAGGAACAGTGATTCATCAATCTCCACACGAAGGCTGTGCAGCAGTCATGATTGTACGTACCTCAACGATACTTGGTATGAAAGATTGtctcttttccatctccctgGTGGTTCCCAGAAAATAAACCTGTCACATCCTTGAGGCAGTGCTGACAGTATGAGAACAGATCATGGAATGTGCCTGAGAGGGTtactgagcagcagctgcctctaGGTCCTTAGCACAGCAAATGGAttcaagcactggcacagctgcccagggcagtgctggagtccccagccctgcagggatttcagagatgtgggcacctggggacatggtttggAGGGGGCTTGGCagggttaatggctggactcgatgatcctacaggtcctttccaacctaaatgattcagtgattctaAGAAAGGCTGTTCTAAACATCCTATTTTGGTAACGTGGTAAAATGCCTGTATTGATTtaaacagcaaagcagaggagaaacacCCATGGGGGAAGAGTGGGACTGAGATGCATTAGCAGCATTGCTGTGGGAAAACATTGTCCTTGAGACactgaaaattcacatttccagTCTGCCTGGGCATATTTAGAGAGAAACCCATTTCCTCAACCACACACCGAGTACGAGATGTTTGGCTGGAGCTCCTGTGAGGAAAACTGTGTTTaccagccagggctgtgtctgctccctgTTCCTTGAAGGACCAGGAGTGCCTTGAAAGCACCTGCTATCTGAAACAAGAATCTTGTGTGGCCTGGAGGACGCTCAGATGTCTTGTCAGCCCTAAATAAAAGAGATCTTTTATCAGATAGCAGAGGGAAGAAGCCACCTTCCTGAAAGCTGAGGTTTCACCTCTCTGGGATCCAGGATGAGtcagccaggcactgctgagtTCCACAGACCTGTTCAGGTTAATAAAATCActgccagagcccaggcagCTCACAGGATGCTGTGTGGCTTCCACATTGACGTCACTGCTTCTCATTTACCCTTGGGTGAGAGTGACCGAAATCCATTACTACCTGGCAGCCACCGGGTAAAGCCCTGCAAAATAAATCAGCGTTCTGCACAGCAAACAGGTGTCTGCAGCACAAAAGGAGCCATTCAGATAGCAGGGCACAAAGGGATTTTTCATCAGGGGAGGGAAGGCATGAATGGGTCATTAGAGTGAGGGGAATTCACAGGCAGAGAGTGAtaacagggaaaagcagggggaGATTTCACTGTAGAGGCAGTGCAGAAGTGGTTGGAGTGTGGGGGATAGAAGAGAAACAGCCAAGGAGACAAAGAGGAGTTAAGTGAGCAATTCAACTTTATTATAGGAAAACAGGGACACTgaacaaaactggaaaatacatttagaaGTGTGAAGAGGATATAACCTTGCCTAGTGGAAGTGACTTCTGCCACTGTGAATCTCGGTGGTCAGgagtgctgtggggctggaggaaggCACAGACACCTGCACCAGGAGGGGAAGGCCCAGGTACACTCAGGAGAACACAGTCCCTGCTATTTCTGCCTCTGTCCAGGGTACAGAGACTTCCAGGCAGGACCCAGGCATCAGCTCATGAATTCAGAGTAAAGAATTCTCCTCtgggatattttaaaatatggataTCTTGCATCTTTGACAGCATTGCTTGATCCTGTCCTTTTTCAGAGCCAGGCCACCACAGGGAAGGGAACTGGTCTGGCACCTCCATGGTCCTTTCATTGTAGTTTATTCAGGGCAGGATTAAATACACAGGTCAGGGCAGTGTAGGGGTTACAATATCGTGTTACATTTGGTCTGGGGATGGAGAACATCTTTTCACAGACATGGAATCAGTGGCATTCAGAGTGAGCTTTTGATGCTCCTTAGTCTGACACATTTTGCCAGCCCTAAAAATATgccttgaaagagaaaataaaatctctatAGGCATTTCTCCACAGCTACTAAAAGATCAGGCAGTAGGTACACTCCTATATCACCTGCAAAAATGCAGATGTTCTCATTTCTAGCACACATAAAAGCCATAAATCCGGGGGTTGTAATGTCTTGTTCCTTCATATAAAGGGAATACAAATTGTGGATGGCTCTGCTTGGTAAGGAGGAATCTTTCACTTCCCAGGCAGATCATTGTTAACATTAAATGCTATTGAGTGATCATTACAAGGGTTAGGTTGAATGGCTGTTTTCTTGTCTCTATTTTTTATGCCAGCAAAAGCACCcctggaaggcagcaggatATTATATGAAACTTGGATTTCCTTAAAGGTTATTCCCTTGttcagtaataataaaaaagccccCAGTTGTGAGAAGCCTGAGTTCCTTTAAACTCAAAATCCCCTcgcagggacactgctgtgttCAGTCTGAGCTTTGCTAGGAGGACAAacctgctgtgccaggtgctgggGCACAAGTAGCTGGGCATGGGCTCTTCTGGCACCTGGAGATGGTGCACATCCCCTCTCCCCTGGCGttgggcagggaaggggctcATCTCTGCTATCATTCCAGCCTTTTGGATCTTCATGGTACATTTTGTACCTCCTACCTGTTGCCTGGTCTGATGTGTTTTCTCTCAGATCTTGGGGAGAAAGGTCTCCTTTGTGCATCAGATCCAGTGCTCAGAATGAGGGAATGCTCAAGCTTTACTGGAGTCTTTCAATActaacagaataaaaatatacaatttATTTATCAAAGTCTCCTTTAAAGGAGAAGATGGACGAAATAGGTTTTAACCTACTTGTGATGCTCAGGAAAAGCAAGCACTTTGATTCGCTCCTTCCCAGACAAACAGCATTGCATTAgttgtttctgattttattaGCTATAAACcactttctatttttattttcacatgcCATTGACTTTGTTTGGTACAGACACAGCTGAACAAGGCTGGTTTTTCAAGTGCAAATCATGTTAATAGATGCCCAGTTCATTCCACTCCACACACAGGAGGACTGCTGTAAGAAAGAGAGCTGATAGccaaaacaatattttcctgtttcatttccttcatCACCTCTGAGGCCACATTATGCCTTCTGAATTGCCAAATGTGGAATGGTGATGGTTGCTTTAGTACTTCTGGCATGGTCTCTTCACATCAGGAGAATTTATTTGCGTGGAGGAGTGAAACAGTACAAGCAGACAACGAAATAGCAAGTGGTAAAAGTGAGTGAAATTCTCCATTTACTATCACTTTTTATGATGCtgtttccagcttttcttcacTGCTTGCAAGTACAACTGATGGATTTGGAGCACAGAGTGCCTCTTATCACTGCTCTTCATCAGCAAGTGTGAGCACCAGCAAGCAGTCAAATCACTGCTGTATCCAAACAGCATCTCtgcatccagggatggagctgcagggagagctcacTCGTTGGGAACTTGATCTGTCTAATTATGTGACTGTTGACTGGGCAACGGGCTGCACATCCAGTTGTCCCCAGCAAAAATAGTTTGTCTTAAAATTTCATCTGAGTTAAAATACATCATCTTTTTATCTTATTATCTGtttctttccctgccacagcatTTTTGAACTGGCATGGGGAGTTATTAGAAGAAAGCTGCTTTCCATCGTTAAATACTGGGTTCAGAAAGATCTCTAGAGTCCTTAAATGCAGATGAGGGTATGAGTGGAACTTCCTGATCAGAATTACAAGGAAGTGTTCTCACTGGAGACAGTATTCAGAGGTGGATGCTGGCAGGAGTTCAAGTGTCCACACTTGTTCTTATGGCCATGACTTCCCTGACATCTCCTGTCCATGGAGGGAGTGGTGGGGGGTCCTTTCCTTGCAGGCTCCACTGAGCTCCGGTaagtgagcagctctggggctgaggAGTGAGCTGTCCCTTCAGTCAGAGAGAAGTTAAAGAGAGAGACCATCCTTTGGTGGTATTTGCTCTTCATTTCCTTGGCTGATCTGTAGAGGTTCCCCACAAAGCAATAGCAAATAGGGTTGAGGCTGGAATTGGTGAGGCCAAGCCACTGGGCAAAAGGTCTGAGCTGCAGGATCCAAGGAGAAGGAGTCACATCCTGCAAAGATTTGGGGATGTTGAAATCAATCCAGATGTCCATCAGGTAGACAGGCAGCCAAGAGATGGCGAAGAGCAGGACCAGGGCCACCACCATCTGCGCCACCTTCCTGCGGATCTTCAGCCTGGAGGCCGGCAGGGATCGGTTCAGGGCAGAGCTCTCCTTCAGCTGGCTGCTGCGGCTCCAGAGCCGGCGCACCGTCAGGAAGCAGATCACCATGTTGAACAGGACGGGCAGGCAGTACAGGGCACAGAAGAGCAGAAAGTTGTAGGCTTGCTTGAGCCTCTCCTGAGGCCAAATCTCCCTGCAGATGGAAAACACCAGGGGCAAGCCCTCCACCACCCCGATCTCATCCCGTTTGTTCATGAAGATGAGGGGCATGCATATCCCTGAGGACAACAACCACACCACCAGGATGGTGCTGAGGATCCTCCTCTGGGTGAAGAAGGAGCGGGCGTTGAGCGGGTTGTGCACGCTGTAGTAGCGGTTCACGCTGATGACCGTCAGGCTGAGCACGCTGGCAGACACAGAAACAGCCTGGATGAAGGGCACTGCCCGGCACAGGAAATCCCCGTACACCCAGGCTTTGTAGATGAGGTTGCCCACGGTGATGGGCATGCAGATGCACACCACCATGAGGTCACACACCGCCAGGTTGATGAGGAGGCTGCGGGTGGCGCTCAGGCTGGACACCCGGCTCCGGCGCTTGCGGGTCAGCACCCTGATGGACATGATGTTGCCCACGAAGCCCACCACAAAGGACACCAAGTACATCACTGTGAGGCTGATGGTGACAGGCTCCTTTGCAAAGAGGAAGAGCAtcttctccagctcttcccaacccagctcctggctgccatTCCAGAGCCCGCCTTGGGTCTGGTTCTCCTCCTGCCAGAGTTGCAGAGGGTCAGGGGGGGCCCCGGGTTCTGGGGGGGACGAATCCATGGCTGAGTCCCCCCCGGGCAGCCTGGGCTAACGGGGCAGAGCCTTCTGCGCTGCTTCCAGTGCTCCGGACATGGCGAGCTGGGATCAGCCCTGCCTGCAAGAGAGGATGTGGACAAGGGGGGTCAGCGGGGGCTCGGGACAGCGATCGCCCTTCACGGAGAGCTTCCAGCAGTGCCTTATCCGCAACTTAGTTGAGAAGCGGCGGAGCGGCCGGGCTGGGCAGCGcgacaccggcaccggcaccggtccggcagcagcggcgggaCCGGCGGGAGCCCCTGCCCGGCCGCGGGGAGACGGCGTCTCCGCTGGGAGGACGGGGAAGGAGCCCCGGACCCCGCACCCCGAAGAGCAGCCCCGGCCTCGGTCCGCAGCCACTCCCCCGCTCCTTCAGTCCCTCATTCTTTCCTTCCCCGGAAAGTTGAGCGTCCCGCGGCCGCACTGCCGGACCCCTGCCccggctgtccccaggctctcggttcctccccattccccccGGTTTCCCCCGCTTTTCCCCGGTTCCCCGTCTCTCCCGCGGTCCCGCGGCGCGGCGGCACTCACCGGGCGGAgggcgggcagcgccggccgggcTCCTCCCGCCGGCAGCTCTGCCGTGGATGTGTgcgtgtgtccgtgtgtccccgtgtccgtgtgtccgtgcgTGTGTGCGGCGACAGCGCCCGACCCGCTGCCACACGCGCGTGCTCGCACCCACGCACCTCCCGCACCGCCAGCCCGGCGCACACCCCGCGGCGCGCACACGCTGCGCACCCCGCACACAGCCCCGCAAACACCGCACACACcgcacacagccctgcacacagccccGCACACACCGCACACACCGCACACAGCCCCGCACACACCGCACACACCGCACACAGCCCcgcacacaccctgcacacagcccCGCACATTCCGACACAACCCCgcacacacactgcacacagcCCCGCACACAGCCCCGCACACATCGCACACACCCCCCACACCCcgcacacagccctgcacaccccgcacacagccctgcacacagtCCCGCACACAGCCCCGCACACAGCCCCGCACACAGTCCGGCACACCCCGCACACACCGCACACAGCCCcgcacacagccctgcacacagccctgcacacaccgCACACAGCCCCGCACACAGCCCCGCACATCCcgacacagccccacacaccccgcacacagccctgcacacaccccGCACACAGCCCCGTACACCCTGCACACCCCGAACACAGCCCCGCACACACCccccacaccctgcacacagcccCACACATTCCGGCGCAGCCCCGCACACAGCCCCGCACACACCGCACACCCCGCACACCCCGCACACACCGCACACAGTCCCACACACCTTGCACGTCCcgcacaccctgcacacagcccCGCACATTCCGACACAGCCCCGCACACAGCCCCGCACACACCGCACACCCCGCACAGTCCTGCACACGCTCCGCACATCGCGACACAGTCCCGCACACCCCGCACACCCCGCACACAGTCCCGCACACAGCCCCTCACACAGCCCCGCACACACCGCACACAGCCCCGCACACAGCCCCGCACACAGCCCCGCACACAGCCCCGCACACATTCCTGCACACACCCCGCACACCCCGCACACAGTCCCGCACACAGTCCTGCACACCTTGCACACCCCATACAGGTACAAAACCACACACAGACTCCCGTCCCGCGACCCCCACTCACGCACACACGCGGACCCGACAGACCCCACACACACCCCGCAGCACTCTGTAGACCCGCACACTCTGTGCACACTCCCTCTGCACACACTCTGCTGCGCGCACCTTCCTACAGGTGCCCTGCACACCCGCAggcaccctgagcatccccagctcccttcctcctcacctccGCACTCCTGCGTGCCCCCGCTCGCTTTGCACCCCCAGACCCGGGCCGGCCCGGGATAGACTGAGCCGGGCCGAGCCGTGCCAGCCTCCCCTCCCGCCGGGAGCCGAGAGCCCGGGCCGGCCGTGGTGCTGAAGGGACAGCTCCGCCCGGGCCGGGCAGGGACCGGGCACGGACCAGGCAGCGACCGGCGGGGCTGGCACAGTCCGGGACTATTCCTGATGGtcacctcttcctcctcctctcctggagTCCCTGGGTTCAGCTGTAGCACAGCGGGGAGCTCGGGAAGCTCCATTTCTCCTCTAACATCCCCCACCATCCTCAATTTCTGGCGGATCCCGGCACGCCAAGGGTTAACACCAACACAGATGGGATGGGCACTCACCCGAACCAGGAGCGCTGCACAAAGAAACCCAACTTCTGGTGTTTTCTATTAAATCgaaggaatggggaaaatgcaCGTTTATGGGAAAGGTCTCTTGAAAAGTTGAAGTGATTGTTTGGGGTGCAAGGTTGGTTTGTAAAATGGAACTTTTGACTGGAGGTGCTCAGAGGACGCCAGTGTATCACAGGGGAAAACGTTTGATGCAGGGAATTCATGCCTCTGCCTGAAATGTTCagtttttattccctttctttGCCTTCTCTGAGGGAGAGCAAAGTAACAAATGTAGCCCAGTGGAGGCTGTTTGTCACTGAATGGTGAATGCCCTTGATTTCACTGGGAAATTCCCCATCCTTTTTATTCTAGGCATGTGAAAgaataaagtaaatatttttggtCAGCCTTACgtgaaatgaaagaaagatcAGTGGTGGAGCTACActggcagggggtgggagggTGGCAGACAAATGTGATCAGCCTGCAAACCTCTCCTGCGTGAGAATGCATTTGCTCTAAGCATGTAACTGCTCATTCTCCTACAGttttgtgtatgtgtatttATAGGTCTTCAGAGACAAACAACTTCCACAAACTAATTGCAGAGTGTTGCCCAGAGTACAAGGTACACGTTATTCCACACAGTGAAATGCATGGATACTCCCATGGATACCTAAAATCTGCTGCAGTTTCGCAGCTGCTCCATAAGCAAATAGATCTGTTGCAATGAGGCAACTACAGAGAGCAGTCTTGGATCTGGCAATTGGAAATCTCCATGCACCCGAGCCCTTGCCAGCCTCTGACAGCCTCCCTACAGCAGACCTGCCAttacacacagaaaacacaggatGGAGGTGTTTAAGTCAACATTTTTAGCAGGATATTAACAGAATACAAGAGAAGAGAGCGCAGAAATTTGCCAGGGCTTGTTTTGTTCAGGTAGTTGCCTTCCAACTgttcaaattaataaatacattcaaattatcttttcttttatttttttttttttttttttttttttttttttaatccttgcTGCACTTTATTTGTAACTCACATGATTTACTGCTGGGAAACCTTTAGGACTTCAAGACTAAATTACTAAGTTAATCAATGGTTCGATATAATTAGAATGAATCTACTTTTGCATCCATTGACACAACTCACAAGTGCCAAGTCATCTTTAGCAGCAAATGACGAATCCATACACTGTGTGCAGCTGCCAGAGAGCACAGGGCATTGATTATAACGAGTTCATTGATTCTAACAAGTTCAAAGTCACCAGATAACTCAAGGTGGGGAATCtccaaataaaagaaatgccATACCCTTTCCACTTTGGTTTGCCTCTTACAGAACAGCTTTGAAGTGGAAGCTAAATAAAGTCCACTGTAGACAGGAGCCATCCTTCAGCAGCAAGGGCAATGTGATCATAGAGCAAAGCACATCAGAAATAACCCACTGGTCTCACTGGAGTTACAGCTGTGAACAGCTGACCTGAGAGGAGTGAGTCAGCCACTTTGGGGCTTTGCCAGAATCTCAAAatccctcacatttcccatGCCAGCTACATGTGCCCAAACCTGCCTTGCCCACTGCGCATCAGAGTCCTGGGCCAGGGTAAATTTATCTTtgctgcctcagcacagcctccctgctcccactgcagcaggagctgggtatcacccagagctgcagtgatgcTCTGCCTGTCCCAACAATGGGTGTAAATTCAGGAAACCCTGAGGATTTTCCAGCTTGTTCTGGACCTTGAGAGTGTGAAGCTAGGGCAGATCCTCCAGTTGTACATCTAGTTGCAGTGTTCATGTGCTCTCCCTACTTTAAGTTTTCCCCCTGCTACCCAGGCTCTCTGCCAGGATTTGGGAGATACACAGCCCTGTGTAGTCCCCAATGCATCTTCATCCCTGACCTCTGTGTGATGGTTGGCACCCAACCAAAGGGCTTTAGGCTCTCTTGGCTTTCTCCCTGACATGTCTGATGTGTCTCAGCTGGCACAGTTTGAGGGAAAGGCCTGTTGTGAGGGTATAGCTATTGTCTCCTCCCAGCAGGTAGGTGGGATGGGGTTTGCCCACTTCACAGAGGTGAAACAAAATTAGGGTTGTCTCAGTCAAGCAGGGCTGGATTGGTGCTATTGGGACAGACTGCCAACGGTGCTGCTTGTGTTAGGTGAGCTAGGAGCACATTCCAGAGCGTCAGGGGTGAGCACTGGCACTGGTGAAAATGTTTTCCACTTGATTTTGCTGGGAGATGCTGTTTAGACTGCTCTTGGAAAGCAGTGGCTAAAACCCCCCTTCACTGCCACTCGTCCCTTCTGCCTGTCATTTTTGATGATGGCATGGACACAGCAGGACCTCGGGATAAGGGAACTCCCCCAGCCCTCACATCTTCCCCCTCCCAGGACCTGTTGGGAAGTTGTGTGTGAGCATTTCTAACACTGAGATAACCACGAGTAACACTGAAACCTGGCTCAATTGCCACCAGGAGAGAGTAACAACACCACCGTTAACTCACATcggattttttaaaaattaaaaaattttaaaaatccaccgTTCTCTGGGACATTTTCTAATAAATCCCTAACCCAGCAATAAAACTCCCCACATCCTCTGTGTCATCGGCCCGGCCACCTCTGAATCTCTGAGCTGGCTTTGCCGCTCCCTctgctggtggctgctctgTCCCCGGGCCAGCGCTGCTCTGGCACCGCAGTTTTGGGGACAACACGAGCTATTTCTGCCCCGTGGGCCAGCTCCTCATCACAGCTCCCGTGTGACATTCACAGATGTCAGAGCTTTGATGCTGCCGTGAATCCGGGAGGAGATAAGAGGCTGATGCTGCTCACAATCAAAGGCAATACAAAGGAGATGCCAAGTGCACTTCAgattctttgaaaataaaatagcgaagcaaataaaaacatctgGGAATTGATGTTTGTTGTTTGTAATTACTTCCATGAGTGAAAATCTTTGTTGTCCCACTAGTCTTCCCTCAATCAAAGACTGAAACATTTAAACTATCTCCAGTGTCCTTTGGAGGATTTTAAATGGATAATGTGTGCATTTTTATGTCTGAGAATATTCACTGGTCTGCTTTCATAAGGAGATATGTGCCAAATTCCatatcttctttcctttttattggACGCCTTTTAGATTGAGTGCTCCGGAAATGTAGtggctgaaagaaaaagataattttgcaCAGAAGAATTTGTCTAATACAATGTTCACCGGCTCAAGAACAATGAAACACCATTTTGGCATTGGAGTGATTGAAAATTCTAtctttcagatgtttttgcTTGTGGCTTTTGCACAAATTCAGGCAAGTAGCAGGCTGGCAATGCAGGGCTAAGCAggcccctgcagagcccctgtTTAAACCCAGGGCCACACCAAGTGAACTTGACCCTCTCATTAAATGGAGGATCCTGAATGGATGTACAATGACTAACAACGTGAGTGTTTTAAGGAGAAATCAGTGCTGTGGATCCCTAAATCACTGCACACACAAAGGAGATTTTGAAGTGATAATGAGCATCGGGTCAAGCCTTTGAGAAGTTAAGAGTGCCAGGActtggcagaggagcagctgacaTGCAAAGCAGCCCTCTAACACTGCCTGCATTCATTCAGCCCTtctctccctggagctgggatccagGATCCTCTGAAGCAATAATGGGATTTCCTCCATGCCCATGTTTTCTGTGGTGCTCTCACTCTCTTGCTCAGCACAGGCACCACAAACCCCGGGGAGAGATATGTAGAACCAGACTGAAAGCAAAGCCCAAAACAAGTAGATTTGCTGATGAGGGAATCTAGTGGTCTGATTCCTCAGTTTGTGGGGCTGTATTTCATCCTGTTATGACTCCAAGCAGTTTGCCACTGATGCTACCAAGGAGTGGTGCTGCCAGGTGAAACATCATTGCGAGCAGGGGCTCTTaaatcctccctccctccctccttctaCCTGCACGCTCCACATTTGAATATCAATGCATCTTCCTTGGTGCTCTATACCCAGGTGCAACAGGCTAATAAAGGGCTTTTTTGATGACAAATCTTCCTGGGTTTCATCAGCTGATTGCCATCTGGGGGAAGTCTGACAAAGGCTTAAATTTGCCACTGTTTTgccttttcccagctgcagaggctTGCAGAGGCGAAATGCGGtgaggcaggaaggaaaggctctgcagaaaaaaaccactcagGGGCCAGATCTGCTAGTATCAGAGAGGAGATAAAGATTTCAGAGAATACAATAGAAGGGAGTTTGTCTTTTGACTGAAATAACTTACTCTCAGCCTTGGTGATACTTTGCCAGTAGCTGTCACTAGGCAGATACCTCACAGATCAGGTTGCAATAAGATTTAGAACTTGAACACGTTTCCAACAAGGGCTTAGTGATCAGTCAAGtgttatgtatttaaaaatcagctttcctATATTTTATAATTGCAGTCAGGAAATTCTTAGGATTTGTGCTTTCTGGATTCAAGGGAGGATTAGTGTGAAAGAAGGGAGAGATGAGATTCTGGTTCTGAATGTTCTCCCATGTTTTGACAGTGTAAGATAATCTGTGagttgttatttattttcagcagctgTTTAGAAGGAATCCCCACAACTAAAG contains:
- the LOC117003634 gene encoding galanin receptor type 1-like, which gives rise to MDSSPPEPGAPPDPLQLWQEENQTQGGLWNGSQELGWEELEKMLFLFAKEPVTISLTVMYLVSFVVGFVGNIMSIRVLTRKRRSRVSSLSATRSLLINLAVCDLMVVCICMPITVGNLIYKAWVYGDFLCRAVPFIQAVSVSASVLSLTVISVNRYYSVHNPLNARSFFTQRRILSTILVVWLLSSGICMPLIFMNKRDEIGVVEGLPLVFSICREIWPQERLKQAYNFLLFCALYCLPVLFNMVICFLTVRRLWSRSSQLKESSALNRSLPASRLKIRRKVAQMVVALVLLFAISWLPVYLMDIWIDFNIPKSLQDVTPSPWILQLRPFAQWLGLTNSSLNPICYCFVGNLYRSAKEMKSKYHQRMVSLFNFSLTEGTAHSSAPELLTYRSSVEPARKGPPTTPSMDRRCQGSHGHKNKCGHLNSCQHPPLNTVSSENTSL